GCCATGCAGTCTTTATATCATCCTTTAACCGATAATGACGAACTACATGTCGGCGAGAAAAGAATCCTCGATTCGTCATTTGTTGAAAGACACATCAGGATCCCAAGTCGATTCACGCGTTACTCACAACACTCATACCTGGTATGGGTTTGTCATGGGATATTATTATCTCTGTCACTTGTTTTCTTTGTATCTTCATTAATATTGCGCGCCAATATCCATTCGAGTGTGGCTTCAGGCCTCCCATCATATCCCTACTGTAAGTGCAGAGCATGCCCAGCCTATTCCACTTTCATGATTGTTTCTAATAACGTACAGCTCCAGCCAAGGAGGTAGCAGACTTCCATACCGTCCGTTACAACATCACACCCACCACCACGAAAACTGAGTTCGTCGGATTTGGCCCCGAAGTCGACAAGGCATGGAACCATGTCACTTATGATGTTGGAGACCAGATGATAACGCGCGATGAGCTTGACAATCTCGGTCTTGATCCTTCCTCACTCACCATCAAGGATCCCAAGACAGGTCAAAAAGGTTATCGTGTTGGGATACAAGTGTTCCACCAGCTCCATTGCCTCAACCTACTAAGGCAAGCGACCTACAGCGATTACTATTCACACACTGGAGGAGATATTGATGTTGAGCCGATGGATTTGAGAGGGCATCTGGGTAAGAGGCTTTGAGAACTTACAAGTAAAAGCATGTGACTAACACAATACACAGATCACTGCATTGAGTTCTTGAGAACGAATCTGATGTGCCAAAGCGATACTGGCGTTTTCGCTTTCAAGTACTACGATGGTTTCGAGGGACACTGGCCGGACTTTAGCACTCTACATACATGTCGTAACTTTAGTGCTATACGGGACTGGGCTTTTGAACACGCAGTTGTCTTTGGCGACGAAGAGTAAAGTTTAGGTAATAATAAcgaatttatatagacttgGCAACATTAGGCGCAGTATTTCAAATTTTTATTACTCTTGGTTGGCATTATTGCGTAGTGAGTCGAACAAAATGATATTGTTGTAAGGCTATACATTATTTCATTATACAGTATAACTCATTAGACGTAAGACTATCGAGAGGCGGAATAAGGCCGATGTACTACTAATCATACCCAAACCACGCAAACCCCAGCTCACCTACACATCCCTACACTTCGCGTTTCAAGCTTGCGGTCAATACCTAAGGGTACTTGACACTGAACACAGGTGACTCCGAGTGATCCCAATCACTCTTGACCTTCTCGTCTCCAAAGATTCTCAAGGCCTGGTACTTCACCTTGTACTTGCCAGCTGGCGCGTATCCACCATCAGCAAGCTTACCATTCCACACGATGTTACCGTTGCCCATGGGGTTCCACTGGACAGGGAATCCAGCAGGTGCACCGAGACTCTTGGAAGAGTTCGTGCCGACGGGAATCAGCTCGGCCTCGAGTTTGGCTGAGCCGAGCGCAAGCTTCCAGGCCAGGGCAGGAGCAGGTTGAGCATCAGTGGCATTCTGTCCCTTGACGGGAAGGATGAATGTTGTGTTGGCAGGGACAGGAGTGAGGTTGTCCTTGTCGTTGGACTTGGCGATCCAGGTGTCGTCGGAACCCAAGACAACAGAGTCGTGCAGAGAACCTGTCAGGCCCTGGTAAGGGAGGGAAAGAGATACCCCAGTGCCGTTGATGGCAATGTAACCAGACCAAAGAGCAAGACGCTTTGCGTCAAGGCCTTCAGGAGCAGAAGGGATAACCTCAATGGTGACCTTCTCACCAGCACCGATGGAAAGCTTAGCCTCGCTAAAGTCGAGCTCAGCATGAGCATTGACAGCCTCGTTGGGGAAGGAAGAAGCATAGATACTGTCCTCGTCGAGGGTGTAAACACTCTTGGTAGGAATGTGAGAGACACTGAGAGCAACCTCCTCCTTGCCAGTGTTGTGAAGAGTGAAGTTGCGGaccttgatgaagttgtcaGTGTCGTTGAATGACAGACTAGAAACATCGAGCAACAGTGTCGAGTACGCAGCGTCGTAGGCTTGAATCATGCCACCACCTTGTTGAGGCACAGGTGCCAGGTAGTCAGAGAATCCTGTACCGTCGTTGAAGAGCTGAGGGTTTGACGTCGACGCAAGCAGGTTCTCAATAGTCTCAGGGTCGAGAGTGCCACGGACTTCAGCGATGAGAGCGATAGTGGCGGCGACGAGGGGGCAAGCCATTGAAGTTCCAGAAAGAACAGCGTAACCACCCTTGGCAAGAGGATAAGTCGAAAGAATGTTTCCACCAGGTGAGCCGAACTGGGGCTTGACATCCATCTCCCAAGTAGGTCCCCAAGAGGAGTAAGTACTAACTGCACCACCCGTCTTGTCGTTCTTGCTTTCCTCCATAATGACATCTCCATCGGAGCCAGAAGACAGCTCGAGTGTGACCTTGGAACCTTCCTTGAGGAGACCCATCCACTTAGCACCGACGTTGGAAGTGACCATACCGGCTGCGAGGATACCATCCGCGGTAGAAACGTCGATTTCGTTGGCACCGCCGGCGTTGTTGTAGACGATGAAATACTTGGCACCAAATTTGGCAGCATTCTGGGCCTTTTGGACAAAGGTACAGGTTCCTCGGCGTACCACGACAATGAACTTGCTGAGATCGGGTGTATCAGCGGGATAAGGATCGCAACCACCATTTGCCACAGTGGTGTCGAAACTAGGAGCCCAAATAGGAAGCTTGACATTGTCCCAAGCAGCGGGAGTACCAGCAGTCATGCCAAAGGCAATCTTGGTATCACTTCCGTCCACGGTGTAGTGGTGCTGCTTGAGAAGCGAGATGTACTTGCTATTATCGTAAGAGGCAATGGCCATGACCTTGTTACCGTTGGCCGCGGTACTGGCATAGAACATACCAACATCACCAGAGTTACCAGCAGACACAGGGCATGGCACACCCTTTTCGACGATGCGAGAGACGGCAACGGCCCAAGGTTCCTCTGACCAACCGCTGGGACCGCCGATAGAGGCAGTAATGATATCGGCGCCATCTTGGTAAGCTTGGTTGTACGCAGCGATGAGGACATCATTTCCGGCCTCACCGGAACAGCCAAAAACTCGGTAAGCACCAAGAGTAACTCCTGGGGCTGCACCAGTGAAGCCAAAGGGGTTGGTTTGAGCAGCAATAGTTCCTGCAACGTGAGTACCATGACCGCCGCAATCCATGGGGTCGTCATCGGGGTGAACGGCGTTGAAACCATCGTAGTCATCACCAACGAGATCTGTGCCGAAAGACACGAGACAGTCGGGACCGAAGCAACCGCCCAGGGCAGGATGCTTGTAGTCGATCTAATCATGTCAGTACAGCTTCACACAATATGGATACTCTGACCTACACCAGTGTCAATGACAGCAACCTTGATACCATGTCCAGTGATTCCCTTCTTGCGGAGCTTGTCAACCTGAGTCATGACATGCGGCGAGAAAGTATCAGAGGTATCATTGACAGCTCTCTTGGAAAGAGGAGCCTTCATTCCCGGCTCTGCAGTCCATTCAACGCGAGGCGTAGGGATTCCGTAAACCTTGACAGGCCAGACGTTCTTGACGACTGGGAGAGCAGCCATCTTGGCCGCCAGCTCTTCAGCAGATGCAACATCGTCAAATTGGACTGAAACACCCTTGAAGAGGTCGTAGTCGAATTTGACACGGGTGGTAGACTGGCCTTCTGTCTTGTCGTAAAAGACAGAAGTATCCTGGCTCTCCTCGAACTCAAAGATGTAAGCACCAGGCAAGTGGGCGACAGTGCCCTGTTCGGGCTGCGGAGGCTGAGACAGCTCATCCTGAGCGAGTGACAGCCCTGCGAAAAGCAAAGCCGATAGTCCTAAACGAACCATGACTTTAAAAAAAGAGTGTGTTTGCTTGGATTGAAAGAGCgacaagacaaaaacaaaaagaccCGGTAACGAATGTTGGTCTGGAAGTCAAAAGAGCGTGGTTAAAGAGGAGAGCTTGGCAGTATGAACAACAAGGTCTGGAAAATACATTATATATTTACATTtcaatggatggatggcaCATGGTGGGAAATGATACAGATACGGCAGGTCGCTATCACGATTAGAGAGATGGCATCACATGGGATCAATTACCAGATGCAGAGGATAATACAGAGTACCACTGATAACTAGAGCAGAAGTTCCCATGCAGCAATCATAAGTTCCTGAATATGCTCTGATTCCCCAGTCGTGCATTATCTCAAACCTCCCTCTTCGAGCCAAGCGCAGCGAAGATCGGAATAGATTTCGAGAGTGGACCTTGTGTTTACACCAATTATAGCAAGGcctcttcaagtctcggTCCTTGGCATTCAGGGGGAACTGCAGGGGTTCGCGTTTGTGATCCCTGCAACTTGTAGTTTTGGGGTTTGAATGCCGAAGGGACTTTTTTGGACATTGTTGCTCCAAAGGCGCAAATGGTCCGTGATTCCAGGGGAGTTGCGTCGCATATCGTCTGGTGTTGTGCATTGAGAAATGTGATGTGCCTTTTTTGTTGCCGATACCGTCTTGGCTTTGAAAGTGACAGTTTGATCGAGCATCTAGGCTAGATTTTAAGTGGTATCGATACCCACACAAGCAGCATTCATCAGAGCCGGGTCGATCAATTTCCTCTGCTATTTCTCTTCATCA
This Fusarium poae strain DAOMC 252244 chromosome 3, whole genome shotgun sequence DNA region includes the following protein-coding sequences:
- a CDS encoding hypothetical protein (SECRETED:SignalP(1-17)~MEROPS:MER0047718) yields the protein MVRLGLSALLFAGLSLAQDELSQPPQPEQGTVAHLPGAYIFEFEESQDTSVFYDKTEGQSTTRVKFDYDLFKGVSVQFDDVASAEELAAKMAALPVVKNVWPVKVYGIPTPRVEWTAEPGMKAPLSKRAVNDTSDTFSPHVMTQVDKLRKKGITGHGIKVAVIDTGIDYKHPALGGCFGPDCLVSFGTDLVGDDYDGFNAVHPDDDPMDCGGHGTHVAGTIAAQTNPFGFTGAAPGVTLGAYRVFGCSGEAGNDVLIAAYNQAYQDGADIITASIGGPSGWSEEPWAVAVSRIVEKGVPCPVSAGNSGDVGMFYASTAANGNKVMAIASYDNSKYISLLKQHHYTVDGSDTKIAFGMTAGTPAAWDNVKLPIWAPSFDTTVANGGCDPYPADTPDLSKFIVVVRRGTCTFVQKAQNAAKFGAKYFIVYNNAGGANEIDVSTADGILAAGMVTSNVGAKWMGLLKEGSKVTLELSSGSDGDVIMEESKNDKTGGAVSTYSSWGPTWEMDVKPQFGSPGGNILSTYPLAKGGYAVLSGTSMACPLVAATIALIAEVRGTLDPETIENLLASTSNPQLFNDGTGFSDYLAPVPQQGGGMIQAYDAAYSTLLLDVSSLSFNDTDNFIKVRNFTLHNTGKEEVALSVSHIPTKSVYTLDEDSIYASSFPNEAVNAHAELDFSEAKLSIGAGEKVTIEVIPSAPEGLDAKRLALWSGYIAINGTGVSLSLPYQGLTGSLHDSVVLGSDDTWIAKSNDKDNLTPVPANTTFILPVKGQNATDAQPAPALAWKLALGSAKLEAELIPVGTNSSKSLGAPAGFPVQWNPMGNGNIVWNGKLADGGYAPAGKYKVKYQALRIFGDEKVKSDWDHSESPVFSVKYP